In a single window of the Synergistaceae bacterium genome:
- a CDS encoding NAD(P)/FAD-dependent oxidoreductase has translation MQTFDTIIIGGGPAGLMAAVRASSLGQKTAVIEKNPSVGEKLLLSGRGRCNFTNAEDDINAFIARYGDNGKFLYSAFSRFGPRETMIFFANIGVEMVEERGKRIFPKEGGSQKVLDRLLLECKKNRVSIIRSSPVKALKVRNGHVDYIISEGDEFRASKYIVATGGKSYPRTGSTGDGYTFARQAGHTVTDLYPALVPIRTAETWPKLASGCNLRNVRLHVILDGQEVDSRFGEMEFTNFGVSGPIVMELSSHVPDWKGELVFSLDLKPSLTREILRARIMREIAALKGQGRFFRVVRKLVPKEMVRLLLELCDIPHDKPVEYITEEEADDFAGLMKDIRMTVNGLWGFNNAVVTRGGVSLKEIDPATMRSKLCDNLYFAGEVLDLNGPSGGFNLQMCWSTGYIAGSVNE, from the coding sequence ATGCAGACATTCGACACAATTATTATCGGCGGAGGCCCGGCGGGACTTATGGCGGCAGTACGAGCCTCATCGCTGGGGCAGAAAACCGCTGTCATCGAGAAGAATCCCTCCGTCGGCGAAAAGCTGTTACTGTCAGGGCGCGGACGGTGTAACTTCACCAACGCGGAAGACGACATCAATGCGTTCATTGCGCGTTACGGCGACAACGGAAAGTTCTTATATTCAGCATTCAGCAGGTTCGGCCCGCGCGAAACAATGATCTTCTTCGCGAACATCGGCGTTGAGATGGTCGAGGAACGCGGAAAGAGAATCTTCCCCAAAGAAGGCGGAAGCCAGAAGGTGCTTGACCGTCTTCTTCTCGAGTGCAAGAAGAACAGGGTCAGCATCATCCGTAGTTCACCCGTGAAGGCCTTGAAGGTCAGGAACGGGCACGTAGACTACATAATCTCTGAGGGCGACGAGTTCAGAGCATCGAAGTACATTGTTGCGACCGGCGGAAAGTCCTACCCCCGCACCGGCTCGACGGGAGACGGCTACACTTTCGCCCGCCAGGCAGGCCACACAGTAACCGACCTCTACCCCGCACTTGTGCCGATACGTACAGCGGAGACTTGGCCGAAGCTCGCGAGCGGGTGCAACCTCCGCAACGTCAGGCTTCACGTTATTCTTGACGGCCAAGAGGTCGATAGCAGGTTCGGCGAGATGGAGTTCACGAACTTCGGGGTGTCCGGGCCCATCGTCATGGAGCTGAGCTCTCACGTCCCCGACTGGAAGGGCGAGCTGGTCTTCTCTCTTGACCTTAAGCCTTCATTGACGCGTGAGATTCTCAGGGCGAGAATAATGCGTGAGATTGCCGCCCTCAAGGGACAGGGGAGATTCTTCCGCGTCGTCAGAAAACTTGTCCCGAAGGAGATGGTCAGGCTTCTGCTCGAGCTCTGCGACATTCCCCACGACAAGCCCGTCGAGTACATCACCGAAGAGGAAGCTGACGACTTCGCGGGTCTGATGAAGGACATCCGCATGACCGTCAACGGCCTCTGGGGCTTCAACAACGCAGTAGTTACGCGCGGAGGAGTGAGCCTGAAGGAGATAGACCCCGCGACGATGAGGTCAAAGCTGTGCGATAATTTGTACTTTGCCGGAGAAGTCCTAGACCTCAACGGCCCGAGCGGAGGCTTCAACCTTCAGATGTGCTGGA
- a CDS encoding TolC family protein — MAAVLLILFLNHPGTSHASVSMTLQQYVNEILLNNHSLRAGIKNVEADYYSVLASVSTQRPSVAVTATGQYATKQQMQENVTVGSLGLRLTQRIDISGSYGLNEKQNIVGYEVTRANFHNAVNSLIAAAEQTWWSAVLARENMKLQKEILLQRSENHRVTMEKFNQELVPKLDIVRSEAQVVDAEATAKSAETTYLNLLAELSLMAGGLDVEPVDEELQVPVFNVNISFEEALEARPDMRAARLNLERAKLVRKLTAKGMSPTLDFGFQFTAWADPEFATTPNNRQAGASLTLSVPITDGKGTKYRTMNTDRLIQAAEANLEALRETTRRDIAVAMNNWRNAAAREQDKQRQVERSEEELRITELMYAEGMGAQIDLINAQTAYQAVRTEYLDAIRGMYVALVALKQAIGDYAPDENGTWKEARERYGKGNDVIGETGLMLLRTYK; from the coding sequence ATGGCAGCCGTTCTGCTGATACTGTTCCTGAATCATCCGGGCACGTCTCACGCGTCGGTATCTATGACCCTACAGCAGTACGTCAACGAAATTCTCCTGAACAATCATTCGTTGCGTGCGGGCATCAAGAACGTTGAGGCGGATTACTACTCCGTTCTTGCTTCGGTGAGTACGCAGAGACCCAGCGTTGCGGTGACAGCGACAGGCCAGTACGCCACCAAACAGCAGATGCAGGAAAACGTTACGGTCGGAAGTCTGGGTCTTAGGCTGACGCAGAGGATCGACATCTCCGGGAGCTACGGCCTCAACGAAAAACAGAACATTGTCGGCTACGAAGTAACGCGCGCGAACTTCCACAACGCGGTCAACAGCCTTATAGCCGCCGCAGAGCAGACGTGGTGGAGCGCAGTTCTTGCCCGCGAGAACATGAAGCTCCAGAAGGAGATTCTGCTTCAGCGTTCGGAAAACCACCGCGTAACGATGGAGAAGTTCAACCAGGAGCTAGTCCCGAAGCTGGACATTGTGAGGAGCGAGGCGCAGGTTGTTGACGCAGAGGCTACGGCAAAGAGCGCGGAGACCACGTACCTCAACCTTCTTGCGGAACTCTCGCTTATGGCGGGAGGGCTTGACGTTGAGCCGGTCGACGAGGAACTTCAGGTGCCTGTGTTCAACGTGAACATCAGCTTTGAGGAGGCACTGGAGGCACGTCCCGACATGAGGGCGGCACGCCTTAACCTCGAACGCGCAAAGCTGGTGAGGAAGCTCACTGCTAAGGGAATGTCCCCGACGCTGGATTTCGGCTTTCAGTTCACGGCATGGGCAGACCCTGAGTTCGCGACAACGCCGAACAACCGACAGGCCGGAGCATCACTTACGCTGAGCGTCCCGATAACGGACGGCAAGGGCACAAAGTACCGCACGATGAACACAGACCGGCTCATTCAGGCAGCAGAAGCTAACCTCGAGGCACTGCGTGAGACGACCCGCCGGGACATTGCCGTAGCCATGAACAACTGGCGCAACGCCGCCGCACGCGAACAGGACAAACAGCGTCAGGTAGAACGTTCGGAGGAAGAGCTGAGAATCACCGAGCTGATGTACGCCGAAGGAATGGGGGCGCAGATTGACCTGATTAACGCACAGACAGCATATCAGGCAGTCAGGACGGAGTACCTCGACGCAATCAGGGGAATGTACGTCGCACTTGTTGCGCTGAAACAGGCTATCGGCGACTACGCGCCCGACGAGAACGGTACGTGGAAGGAAGCCCGCGAACGTTACGGCAAGGGCAATGACGTTATAGGCGAGACCGGGTTAATGCTCCTGAGGACGTACAAGTGA
- a CDS encoding transglycosylase SLT domain-containing protein encodes MKRTLACIILVLAVFTGSAEPAAKTVDPRARNIYQLFTKANPKLAAGTAKKYVDIVMDAAKKYKQNPYVIAAIIVHESTVNAKAVSKGGDYGLMQVRWKVHEKAIKAEYPKIKKASDFFDARTNIFFGTRILSECAAKSKDLRGALLRYSGGGEKVTAKVMNTVKELQAMDKPAKRRK; translated from the coding sequence GTGAAGAGAACGCTAGCATGTATAATTCTGGTGCTTGCTGTGTTCACCGGCTCGGCAGAACCGGCCGCAAAGACGGTCGACCCGAGAGCCCGCAACATCTACCAGCTGTTCACGAAGGCTAACCCGAAACTTGCTGCGGGGACGGCGAAGAAGTACGTTGACATAGTCATGGATGCCGCAAAGAAGTACAAGCAGAACCCGTACGTCATCGCGGCAATAATCGTCCACGAGTCAACCGTCAACGCTAAGGCAGTCTCTAAGGGCGGGGATTATGGCCTTATGCAGGTGCGCTGGAAGGTTCACGAGAAGGCGATTAAAGCTGAATACCCGAAAATCAAGAAGGCAAGTGATTTCTTTGACGCACGGACAAATATATTCTTCGGGACAAGGATACTCAGCGAGTGTGCGGCCAAGTCAAAGGATCTGCGCGGTGCTCTGCTGCGTTACAGCGGAGGCGGCGAGAAAGTTACTGCGAAGGTCATGAACACGGTCAAGGAACTTCAGGCGATGGACAAGCCTGCTAAGAGGAGGAAATAA
- a CDS encoding ABC transporter ATP-binding protein, translating to MSEPVLKVENINVYYGSIHAIKGISFEVYNGEIVTLIGANGAGKSTTLNTISGLLHPSTGSVSFLGEPLAKIPPHRIVELGLAQVPEGRRVFAQMTVQENLEMGAYTQTKGIAEDLEKVYTLFPRLKERMNQTAGTLSGGEQQMLAMGRALMSRPKLLMLDEPSMGLAPILVEQIFDIIADLHKSGATILLVEQNAQMALSIASRGYVMETGRIVTTGTGEELLASEDVRKAYLGG from the coding sequence ATGAGTGAACCCGTCTTGAAGGTTGAGAACATCAATGTGTATTACGGAAGCATACACGCGATAAAGGGCATCTCGTTCGAGGTGTACAACGGCGAGATAGTTACGCTGATAGGTGCGAACGGTGCGGGCAAGTCTACAACCCTAAACACGATTTCCGGGCTTCTTCACCCGTCGACAGGGAGCGTGTCATTCTTGGGTGAGCCTCTGGCCAAGATTCCGCCTCACAGAATCGTTGAGCTCGGGCTGGCGCAGGTTCCTGAAGGCAGAAGGGTATTCGCACAGATGACGGTTCAGGAGAATCTGGAGATGGGAGCTTACACGCAGACGAAGGGAATCGCCGAAGACCTCGAGAAGGTCTACACGCTGTTTCCGCGCCTGAAGGAACGCATGAACCAGACGGCAGGGACTCTTTCCGGCGGTGAACAGCAAATGCTCGCGATGGGCAGAGCGTTGATGAGCCGTCCGAAGCTCCTCATGCTCGACGAACCGTCAATGGGACTCGCGCCGATTCTCGTTGAACAGATTTTCGACATCATCGCTGACCTTCACAAGTCAGGAGCAACCATTCTGCTCGTCGAACAGAACGCACAGATGGCACTAAGCATTGCGAGCAGAGGCTACGTGATGGAGACAGGCCGGATTGTTACGACAGGGACAGGAGAGGAACTGTTAGCGTCCGAAGATGTGAGAAAAGCATATCTCGGAGGATAA